DNA sequence from the Candidatus Nanopelagicales bacterium genome:
GAGGGGGGTGCCTCGATGCCCGCGACCGTGCACGCCGACCTGCCCTCGCAGCACCACGCCCTCCCTGTGCACGAGGTCGTGCTCCTGCTCGAGGCCGACACCAGCAGCGGGCTGACCGGGTCCGAGGCCGCCGAGCGGCTGGAGCGCTTCGGCCCCAACGTGCTGCCAAGGCTGGAGCGGCACGGTCCGGTGGTGCGGTTCCTGCAGCAGCTGCACAACCCGCTGATCTACGTGCTCCTGGGTGCCGCCGCCGTCGCGCTCGCGCTCGGGGACACCGTCGACGCCAGCGTGATCCTGGGCGTGGTGCTGGTGAACGCGGTGATCGGCTTCGTCCAGGAGGAGCGGGCCACCCAGGCGCTGGAGTCCCTGGTCGCGATGACCCGGACGCGCGCGACGGTGGTACGCGACGGCCAGGTCCGCGAGATCGGGTCCGACCAGGTCGTCCCCGGCGACCTGGTGGTGCTGGAGGCCGGGGACAAGGTGCCGGCGGACCTCCGTCTGAGCTCCGTCGTGGAGCTGCGGATCGACGAGTCCGCGCTGACCGGCGAGTCAGCGCCGGTGGCGAAGCACGCCGACGTCGTCGACGCCCGGTCGGGGATCGGTGACCGGCTCGACATGGCCTTCTCCGGGACCCTGGTCGTCGCTGGGCAGGGCCGCGGGGTGGTGGTGGATACCGGTGCCGACACCGAGATCGGCGAGATCCACCGGCTGGTCGGCAGCGCCGGTGGCCTGGCCACCCCGCTGACCAGGACGCTGGCCCGGTTCAGCCGGTGGCTGACGCTGGTGATCCTGGTCCTCGCCGCGGGCACCTTCGCGCTCGGCGTCGTCCGGGGGGAGTCGGCGGCGTCGATGGTCACCGCCGCGGTCGCCCTGGCGGTGGGCGCCATTCCCGAGGGGCTGCCGGCCGCGGTCACGATCACGCTGGCGATCGGTGTCGCCCGGATGGCCAGGCGCCGGGCGATCATCCGCAAGCTGCCCGCCGCGGAGACGTTGGGCAGCACCAGCGTCATCTGCACCGACAAGACCGGCACGCTGACCGAGAACCGGATGGCCGTGCAGGCGCTGGTCGTGGGGCGGCGGACGTACGCCATTGCCGATGACGATGCGGTCGAGGACCGCACCGGCGCCCGAACCGAGCCCGGACCGCGCTGGCTGCTGTACGCGGGCCTGCTGTGCAACGACGCTCCCGGCGCGGACGGTCGGCCGGGGTCCGGCCGGGTCGGTGACCCGACCGAGGTGGCCCTGGTCCGGGCGGCGACCGACTGCGGCTTGGACCCTGCGGCGGTGGCATCCGGGTGGTCGCGCGTGGACTCCCTCCCGTTCAGCTCCGAGCGCCGGTGCATGGTGACCGAGCACCGAGCGACGGCGGAGGCCGAGCCCCTGCCGGGAGGGGCCGGAGCCGACGCACTTCTGGTCGTGAAGGGCGCGGTCGAGGTGGTGCTCCCGGCCTGTACGGACGCCCTCGAGGTCGACGGCAGCCGTCGGCCGGTCGACGCGGACGCGGTGGGCGACGCTGTCGAGCGGCTGTCGGGCCGGGCCCTGCGGGTGCTGGCCGTCGCGGCGGCGGAGGCACCGCAAGACTGGGCCGGGCTGGACGACGAGATCCCCGACCTGGACTGGACCCTGCTCGGCCTGCAGGCGATGAGTGACCGGCTGCGCCCGGATGCCGTTCGCGCGGTCGCCACCTGCCGGACCGCGGGCATCGGGGTCAAGATGGTCACCGGCGACCACGTCGGGACGGCCCGGGCGGTGGCCGCGGAGGCCGGGCTGGGCGCGACTCCCGGGGACCCCGTCGTCGTGTCGGGCCGCGAGCTCGAGGACAGCGCGCCGGGGGACCTGCCCGACCTGGTCGTCGGCGCCGACGTGTTCGCCCGGGTGTCGCCCGAGCAGAAGCTCAGGATCGTCGAAGCCCTCCAGCGCCGCGGACAGGTCGTCGCCGTGACCGGGGACGGCGTCAACGACGCTCCGGCCCTCAAGCAGGCCGACATCGGCGTCGCGATGGGCGAGGGGGGTACGGAGGTCGCCAAGGAGGCGGCCGACATGGTGCTGACCGACGACGACTTCGCCACCATCGAGGCCGCGGTGGAGGAGGGTCGCGGGGTCTTCGACAACCTGACCAAGTTCATCACCTGGACGCTGCCCACGAACCTGGGCGAGGGCCTCGTCATCCTCGCGGCGATCGTGATGGGGACGGCGCTGCCGATCCTGCCGGTCCAGATCCTGTGGATCAACATGACCACGGCGGTTGCGCTGGGCCTGATGCTCGCCTTCGAGCCGAAGGAGCCGGGCATCATGCGCCGGCCGCCTCGCGACCAGAGCCGCCCACTGCTGGACTCCGTGCTGGTGTGGCGGATCCTGTTGGTGTCCGCGCTGATGCTGGGCGGGGCGTTCGGCATGTTCGCCTGGGCCCGCGACCAGGGCTGGTCGCTGGAGCTGGCTCGCACGCTGGCCGTCAACACGTTCGTGATGGTCGAGATCGGCTACCTGTTCAACTGCCGCTCGCTGCGCCGCTCGGTGTGGTCGGTCGGGCTGCTCAGCAACCGGTGGGTCCTCGTGGGTGTCGCGCTCACGGTGGTGCTGCAGTTGCTGCTCACCTACGCGCCGTTCATGAACAGCCTGTTCGGGACCGAGCCGATGACGGCAGACCAGTGGTTGCCGGTGATCGTCATCGGGGTGGCAGCGACCCTCGTCGTGGGCATCGAGAAGTGGGTGCGCGCGCGGCTACCCGCGGCCCACTGAGCCCCGCACCTGCAGCGACGCCAGCAGCATCTCGGTGGCGGCCTCCACCTCGTGGACCGCCCGGTCGAAGGCGGCGCGGTTGTGAGGCGCCGGCTGGCGGAAGCCGGACACCTTGCGCACGTACTGCAGCGCCGCCGCGCGCACGTCGTCGGCGGTGACGTCGTCGGTGAACGGGGGGCGCAGGGTCTTGATGCTCCGGCACATGCGCTGCACGGTACGTCCGCGGGGCGACCGCGCGCAGGCCCCTACGCCATGGTGTCCAGGATCGCCCGGATGTCGCTCTTCTTCGTCCGCGGGTTGACGATCGCGAACCGCGTCACCATCTCCCCGTCGTGCCGGGTGGGGGTGACGAACGCGAAGTTCGCGGCCAGCAGCCGGTCGCTCCAGTCCTGGTACTGCTGCTCGGTCCATCCGATCCGACGGAACACCACGACCGACAGCATCGGCTCGCGCGCGAGCTCCACGTACTTGCGCTGCCGGATCTCGTCAGCGGCGTCGCGCGCGACCTCCAGCGTGCGCTCGACGGCCTCCCGGTAGGCCCGGGTTCCGTGCGTGGCCAGCGAGTACCACAGCGGCAGACCCCGCGCCCGGCGCGACAGGTGGACCGCGTAGTCGCTGGGATTCCACTCGGTGGAGTCGGTCAGCACGTCGAGGTAGCCGGCGGACTGGGTGTGGGCCGCGCGGGCAAGGCGGGGGTCGCGGTAGACCAGCGCACAGGCGTCGAACGGGGCGAACAGCCACTTGTGCGGGTCGACGATGAAGGAGTCGGCCCGCTCGATCCCGTCGAAGCGCGGTCGTACGCTCGGGGCGGCCAGTCCGGCGAGCCCGTACGCGCCGTCCACGTGCATCCACAGACCGAAGTCCGCGCACACGTCGGCGATGCCGGCGAGGTCGTCGACGATGCCGTAGTTGGTGGTGCCGCCGGTCGCGACCACGGCGAACACGTCGTCGGCGTCGTGCTGCTCCAGCGCCTCGCGCAGCGCGGGACCGGTGAGGCGGCCGAGCTCGTCGACCGGGACGGCCAGGACGTCGATGTCCATGACCCGGGCCGCCGATGCGATGGAGGAGTGCGCCTCCGAGCTGCACGCGACCACCCACCGGGACGGGCGGTCCTCGCGGTGCGACGCAGCGGTGTGGCGGGCTGCGACCAGCGCGGACAGGTTGCCCAGCGTGCCGCCCTGGACGAACACGCCACCTGCGCTGGTCGGCATGCCGGCGAGGTCCGCGATCCACCGCAGTGCCTGGTTCTCCGCGTACACCGCGCCCGCTCCCTCGAGCCACGAGCCGCCGTAGATGCTGGACGCGCCGACGACCACGTCGAACAGCGTCGACGCCTCGGTCGGGGCGGCCGGGATGAACGACAGGTACCGCGGGTGGTCCACCGAGATGCATGCGCGCGACAGCACGTCGTCGAACAGCTCCAGCGCGCGGTCGCCGCCGATGCCGTCCTCGGTCACGGTCTGGCCGACCGTCTGCCACAGCTCGTCGTACGACTTGGGGCCGTCGAGCGGCACGGGGTCGAGCCGCAGGCGGTGGCGGGCGTAGTCGATGACCGCCTGCGCGAGGCGGTCGGTGTCGTCGTCGTAGCGGTGCACGCAGCAAGGGTAGGGCCGCTGCGGGGATGCTCCCGCCGCGTTGACCGCGGGCCGGGGGCGGGCCACAGTGGCGGCGTGCTCGACACCGCCGCGTGGGCGCTCGGCGTGCGCGACCGCCTGGCCGAGCAGGGGGACCGGCACCGGGCCGAGTTCGAGCGCGCCTACCTCAAGAGCAGCCGCCCGCACCTGGGCGTTCGGGTGCCACTGGTCCGGGCGACTGTGCGGGAAGCGTTGCGCGACAGCGGACCTCGTGGGGTCCCGGAGCGTGACCTGGCGCTTCGGCTGGCGGCCGCACTGTGGTCGCTGCCCGAGTACGAGTGCCACCTCGCCGCGGTCGAGGTGCTGGTGCGGGGGCGCCGACGGCTGTCCCTCGACGACCTGCCCGCGGTAGAGGGGTATCTGCGGGAGGCCGGGACCTGGGCGCTGGTGGACCCGCTTGCCGTGGAAGTCGTCGGCGACGTCGTCGCGCGCGCGGACGCCTCCGGCGACGCGGGGACGGCGACGCAGGTGCTCGACTCGTGGGCCGTCGACCGGGACTTCTGGGTCCGCCGGACCGCGCTGCTGGCGCATCTGCGTCCACTGCGCCAGGGCGGGGGAGACCCGGACCGGTTCCTGCGGTATGCCGACGCGATGCTGGAGGAGCGAGAGTTCTTCGTGCGCAAGGCGATCGGCTGGGTGCTGAGGGAGACAGGCCGGCGGCGTCCGGAGCTCGTCGCGGACTGGCTGCGGCCGCGGGCGGCCCGCTGCTCGGGGGTGACCATGCGCGAGGCGGTCAAGCCGCTGCCGCCGGAGGTGCGGGAGGAGCTGCTGGCCGTACGGCGCCGTTAGGTCGCGGGAGCCTCCTGCGTCGCGTCCGAGTCGGTGTCCAGCGCTGGCCCTTCGATGGCCGGTGGCGGTGCGTTGGCCGGAGGGAACGGGTGGTCGGGGTCGCGCCCGGACAGGTACTTGGCCACCCCGTAGGCAGCGGCAACGAGGGGGACGCCGATCAGGGCGCCGACGATCCCGAACCCGATGGCTCCGGCAGCGATCACCGTCACGATGGCCAAGGGGTGCAGGTTGACGGCCTTGCCCATGACCAGCGGCTGCAGGATGTCGCCGTCGAAGGACCCGACCACGACGGTGAGCGCCACCACCAGGATCGCCGTGACGGGACCCTTGGTGGCCAGGGCGACGACCGCTGCCAGCAGGGTCGCGATGGGTGCGCCGATCACCGGGATGAACGCCCCCAGGAACACGACGGCCGCCAGGGCGGGTGCCAACGGCACCTGCAGGATCAGCAGTCCGATCAGCACGAGGAAGCCGTCGGCCAGCGCGACCAGGACGATGCCCCGGGTGTATCCCGCGATCGAGGTCCAGGCCAGGTTGCCGGAGACGTCGATCGCCGCCCTGGCGCGCCGGGGCATCCAGCCGACGATGAACGCCCAGATGCCCCGTCCGTTGGCCATGAAGAAGAAGGTCCCGAACAGGAACACCGATCCGGCCGTGATCAGCGTGCCCACGGCACCGAGCTCGCTGACCAGGGCGCCGGCCGCGCTCTCGGCGGCGGACTTCGCCCAGTTGCCGACGTCGGTGTCGAGCTCGGTGAGCTGGTCCCCGGTGAGCTGGAGCGGGCCGTGCTGCAGCCAGTCGTTGATCTGGTCGATGCCGTCCTGGATCGCGGTGGTCAGGTTGCTGGCCTCGCTGACGATCGAGCGCACCACCAGTCCGACGATCGTGAGCGTCGCCACCGCGATGAGCAGCAGCGCGATGACGATGGACAGCACCTTCGGCAGCACCCGGCCGATGAAGCGCGCGACGGGTCCGGCGAGGGCGGTCATCAGCATCGCGAAGAAGATGGCGAGGACCACGGGGAAGGCCAGGCCGAGGAACTGCAGCACGACCCAGACGAGCGCCCCGACGACGAGCAGGCGCCAGGACACCCCGGCGGTGGCCCGCAGCGCGGGCGGGATCTCCCCGGCGCGGATCGCCGCGAGGGAGCCCTGCGGCGCGGTGTCCTGCGGGGCGGTGTCCTGCGGGGCGGTGTCCTGCGGTGCGGTGTCCTGCGGTGCGGTGTCCTGCGGGGCGGTGTCCTGCGGTGCGGTGTCCTGCGGGGCGGTGTCCTGCGGCACGGGGTCGGCCGGCTCGCTCATACCGGGCATCCTGGCACCGCGGCGCCGGTGAGGGCGGCCGGGCACGCGGTCCGCTCGTCGGGGGGCCGGCGCGGGCGTGCGAGACTGCGCCGCATGCACCGGGACGAGGCCGAGCGCATCGTGGCGAAGCTGCGTGAGCGTCGGGTGTTCGCGTACGTGAAGCCGGTCGGCCTGGACCGGGCCGGCATCCGCATCGTCCTGCCCGACGGCCGCGAGGCGCTGTGGGACGTCGACGGTGCGGCCGGCCTGGAGGCCCAGGTCATGGCCAACGGCATGCTGGTCGGCTTCGTGCCGCGGATCCCCGGGTCGGCCTCGTTCTCCGAGGACGAGGCGGTCGAGGCGATCGCCGCCGCCGACTACGACGGCCGCTGACCGCCCTCGCGTCCCGTACCGCTGCGCCACCCCGGACGGCCCGCGGCGCCGCCCCACCCCGCGGCCGAATGAGTCTGGGCGTTGCTTGTGGGCCCGAACCGGGCCCACAAGCAACGCCCAGACTCATTCCGTCGACGAGGCAGCGGTCCGACGAGGGTCGGACCGCGAGGGGGTGGGCTGGTCTCGCGTGACCTGGTGGAGCGAGCTAGTCCAGTCGGACGGATCCGTGCGCGGTGGCGAGGTGCACCGCCACCACGCCGGGCTCGTCCCCGGCGACCCAGTCCACCGCGATGCCGTCCAGTGGGTGGTCCTCGGGCTCGCCGAGGTAGGCGGCCACGGCCGCCGGGTCGCCGCAGATCTCGATCCGCTCCAGCCGGACCCCGTCGGTGGCGGGGGAGGACGGATGCTCCGACGCGGGCACGTCCCAACGGATGAAGAACGGCAGCTGCGGGTCCGCGATGAGGTCGAGCACGCCGAGCTGGTGCCAGCGCAGGTCGTACCCGTCCGGCCGCACCCGGTGCCCCTCGACGGAGCGGCGGCCGAGGCGGAACTCGACCGGCCCGAGGTCGTCCACCGCGACGACCCAGCCCAGCCAACCACCGCCCATCTCGGCCCGGCGGCGCACCGCGCGGCAGAAGGGGACCTCGTCGGTGGCCGGGTGCTCCAGCGGCGCGACGATCTCGAGGTAGGTGCCACCCTCCAGCGGCAGCACGAAGTTGCGGGTGCCGAACCGCGGGTGCCGGCCGCCGTCCACGAACGCGGCGCCGACCCGGGAGCCGAGCAGCTGGACGACGTCGACGAGCTCACCGGGGGTGCAGGCGTACGACACGTGGTCCAGGCGCATGCCTGCATCCTGCCCGCGGACCGGACCCCACCATGCACCGCCCCCCGCGGGGCGCCGGTCCGGGTGTCGCGGGCGTGTCGCGCCCGCGCGTCGGACATGATGGCCGCGCGGCGTGCGACCCGGCGCGTACCGAGCGGAGGAGAGTCATGACCGACGAGACGGCCGACGTCCCGGCGACGCCGCCGGACCAGAAGGCGCCGCAAGAGAAGTCGCCGGACCAGAAGGCGCCGGGGGCCACCCTCGACAAGAAGAAGTCGATCATCCTCGGCCTCATCGGCCTGGTCGTCATCGTCATCATCTTCGTCAAGGTGATCCCGCAGGTCGGCTCGTACTCGGCGGCGCTCGACGCGCTGGAGAACATGTCGTTCCTGGCCCTGGTGCTGGTCGGGCTGTCGGTGCTGCTCTACCTCGGCGTGTACGGGCTGACGTTCATGGCCGCGGCCCCCGGCCTGGGCTACTGGCGCGGCCAGCAGGTCAACCAGGCGGCCTTCACCATCAGCAACGGCGTCCCGGCCGGTGGTGCGTTCGGTCTCGGCGTCCAGTACGGGATGCTCACGTCGTTCGGCATCACCCCGACCGCGACGACGGCCGCGATCTCCGCGGTCGGCGTGTGGAGCATCTTCGTCACCCTCGGGTTCCCGATCCTGGGCGTCGCCGCGCTCGTCGTGTCGGGCGAGAACGGCGGCCCGTACGTGCTGACCGCCCTGATCGGCCTGGGGATCCTGCTCGCGATGATCGTCGTGTTCGCGCTGATCATGCGCAGCGAGTCGTTCGCGGCGTGGCTGGGCCGGCTCGGCAACAAGCTGGTGCAGCCGCTGATGCGGCGCTTCCGCCACGACGACGAGTTCGACCTGGTCCCGATGACCCTGAAGTTCCGCCACGACATCGTGGACCTGGTCCGGCGCCGGTGGGCGGGCATCACCGCGGCGCAGCTGTCCATCGCGCTGACCCAGTTCCTGATCCTCTACTTCGCGCTGCGGGGCGTGGAGGGCTGGGACAACGCGGGGACGGCCATCGGGGTGGCGTTCGCGGCGTTCGGCATCAGCCAGCTCGGCCTGATGATCCCGATCACGCCGGGCGGCCTGGGCACCGTCGACGCCGCGATGATCGCGCTGATGGTCTCGTTCGGCGTGGACGAGGGCACCGCGACTGCGGCGGACCTGATCTGGCGCGCGGTGTCCTACGTGCCGCAGATCATCATCGGCCTGGTGGCGCTGATCGCGTGGTACCGCGGCTTCGCCAAGAAACTTGCGTCCGGCGAGTCGGTGAGCGGGTCCTCCGCCACCGGGTCGTCGGACGGGTCATCGAACGGCGCACAGACCGCCTCCTGAGGTCGGACGGCGGGCGACGCCGGACCGGGCGGCCGCGGGACGGTCAGGCCGGAGCGGCTCCCGGGTCGCGCTGCTCGCGAGCGCGCTGCCGCTCGGCGGCCTCCTCGGCGTCCATCGCCGCGGCCTCCTCGAGCGTCGGCGCGCCACCGCCGAGCCGCTGCGGCCACCACCACGCGCCGGGCTCGGTCGGCTTCTGCGGGTAGCGCTCGAGCGTCTGGTCCAGCAGCACCGACATCCGCCGGTGCAGCAGGGCCGTCACCTCGGTTGGGTCGTCGTCGGGGGCCACGGACATCGGCTCCCCGACCGTCAGCGCGATGCAGGTGCCGCGTCCGTGACGGCGCTGGTGGCCCTTGGTCCACATCCGCTGGCCGCCGAACGTGATCATCGGGATCAGCGGGACTCCGGCCTCCGCCGCCATCCGCGCGGCGCCCGACTTGAAGTCCTTCAGTTCGAAGGAGCGCGAGATGGTCGCCTCCGGGAACACCCCGACGATCTCGCCGGCCCGCAGCGCGTCCACGGCCAGCCGGTAGGCGTCCGCGCCCGCGGAACGGTCCACCGGGATGTGCTTCATCCCGCGCATCAGCGGCCCGGAGATCCGGTGCCGGAACACCGAGTCCTTCGCCATGAACCGCACTAGCCGCTTCGAGGGGTGCGCCGCGTAGCCGCAGAAGATGAAGTCGTAGTACGACACGTGGTTGCTCGCCAGGACCGCGCCGCCGCGGGCGGGGACCAGGTCGGTCCCGACCCGGTCGAAGCGCAGCCCGAGGGCGGCGAACATCACCTTGGCGGACGTGATGACGGGGGTGTAGACGGCCTCGGCCACGACGACGACCCTAGTGGCACCTCGGTCCCGCGGCCCGTGGACGGCGTGCCGGTGCGGGCGGACCCACCCGGGTGCCCTAGGGTTCGGCCAGGCCCGGTCGCACGGGGGAGGGGAAGCCTCCGCGCGACCGGGCCATGCCATCTGCGGGCGGAGCCCTCATGTCACCGGCGGGCGGAGCCCTAGGGTGAGGCCATGACGTCGGCGGAGCTGCGGGACCTGGAGGAGCGGTACGGCGCGCACAACTACCACCCGCTGCCGGTGGTGGTGTCGCACGCCGAGGGGTCGTGGGTCGAGGACGTCGAGGGCCGGCGCTACCTGGACCTGCTGTCGGCCTACAGCGCCCTGAACTTCGGGCACCGCCATCCGGTCCTCGTCGCCGCGGCCAAGGAGCAGCTGGACCGGGTCACGCTCACCAGTCGCGCCTTCCACAACGACCAGCTCGGACCCTTCTGCGAGGAGCTGGCGGCGCTCGCGGGCACCGACATGGTGCTGCCGATGAACACCGGGGCCGAGGCGGTCGAGACCGGGATCAAGGTGGCCCGCGCCTGGGGCTACCGCGTCAAGGGGGTCCCCGCGGACGAGGCTCGGATCGTCGTCTGCGACAACAACTTCCACGGCCGTACGACCACCATCGTGTCGTTCTCGACCGACCCGGTGGCGAGGGCCGACTTCGGGCCGTTCACGCCGGGCTTCGTACACGTGCCGTTCGGGGACGTCGCCGCGCTCGAGGAGGCCCTGGCCGACCCGCGGGTCGTGGCGTTCCTGGTCGAGCCGGTGCAGGGCGAGGCCGGCGTGATCATCCCCCCGGAGGGCTACCTGCGCGCCGCCCGCGAGCTCACCGAGCGCCACGGGGTGCTGCTGGTGGCCGACGAGGTGCAGTCGGGGCTGGGCCGCACCGGGACCACGTTCGCCGTCGACCATGAGGGCGTCGCACCGGACCTCTACCTCCTGGGCAAGGCCCTCGGCGGCGGCATCCTGCCGGTGTCCGCGGTGGTCGGGCGCCGGGAGGTGCTCGGGGTGCTGCGCCCCGGGGAGCACGGCAGCACGTTCGGCGGCAACCCGCTGGCCGCCGCGGTCGGCCGGGCCGCCGTGGCCCTGATGGCCACCGGCGAGCTGCAGCAGCGATCCGCCACGCTGGGCCGGCACCTGGCCGAACGGCTGCGGGCGGAGGCACCCGACACGGTCAAGGAGGTCCGCGCGCTGGGCCTGTGGGCCGGGATCGAACTGCTCCCGCACGCCGGCCCGGCCCGCCCCCGCTGCGAGGCGCTCATGGCGGACGGCGTCCTGGCGAAGGACACCCACGAGTCGACGATCCGGCTGGCCCCGCCGCTGGTGGTCTCCCAGGAGGACCTCGACTGGGGCATCGACCGGGTGCTGGCGGCGCTGGCGTGACGGACCGAGCTTCGGCGCCTCCGTGGCGCCGCTACGTCGCCCTGGGCGACAGCTTCACGGAGGGGCTGCAGGACGAGGTCGGTCCCGACGGCCGGCACCGCGGCTGGGCGGACCGGCTCGCCGGCGAGCTCGACGCGCGGTCCCCGGGGCTGACGTACGCGAACCTCGCGGTCCGGGGGCGCCTGCTGCCGCAGGTCGTGGACGAGCAGGTCCCGGCGGCGCTCGCACTCGACCCGGACCTGGTGACGTTCGCCGCGGGCGTCAACGACGCGCTGCGCCGCCACTTCGACCTCGACGCCAGCGCGACGTTGCTGGAGGACGCGGTGCGGCGGCTGCGGGCGGGCGGCGCCGACGTGCTGCTGGTGGCGTTCGGTGACCCATCCCGGCGCTCCCGCGCGATCGGCTCGGTGACCGGGCGCATCGCCGCCTACGACTCCGTGGTTCGAGCGGTCGCCGAGCGCTACGGCTGCTACCTGATGGACTTCTGGGGGCTGGCCGCGTTCGACGACGACGTGCTGTGGGACGAGGACCGGCTGCACCTCGCGCCGGAGGGGCATCGCGTGGTGGCGGCGGCCGCGCTGGACGCGCTCGGGTTCGGTGACGACCGGTGGCGTACGCCGCGGGCTCCGTCACCGCACCGGCCGCTGCCGGCCCGGGTCGCCGCGGATGCGGCCTGGGCCCGCGGTCACCTGCTGCCGTGGCTGGGCCGACGGCTGCGCGGCATCAGCAGCGGGGACGGGGTCGACCCGAAGCGCCCCACGCTCGCTCCGGTTGACATACGAATCTGA
Encoded proteins:
- a CDS encoding HAD-IC family P-type ATPase, which encodes MPATVHADLPSQHHALPVHEVVLLLEADTSSGLTGSEAAERLERFGPNVLPRLERHGPVVRFLQQLHNPLIYVLLGAAAVALALGDTVDASVILGVVLVNAVIGFVQEERATQALESLVAMTRTRATVVRDGQVREIGSDQVVPGDLVVLEAGDKVPADLRLSSVVELRIDESALTGESAPVAKHADVVDARSGIGDRLDMAFSGTLVVAGQGRGVVVDTGADTEIGEIHRLVGSAGGLATPLTRTLARFSRWLTLVILVLAAGTFALGVVRGESAASMVTAAVALAVGAIPEGLPAAVTITLAIGVARMARRRAIIRKLPAAETLGSTSVICTDKTGTLTENRMAVQALVVGRRTYAIADDDAVEDRTGARTEPGPRWLLYAGLLCNDAPGADGRPGSGRVGDPTEVALVRAATDCGLDPAAVASGWSRVDSLPFSSERRCMVTEHRATAEAEPLPGGAGADALLVVKGAVEVVLPACTDALEVDGSRRPVDADAVGDAVERLSGRALRVLAVAAAEAPQDWAGLDDEIPDLDWTLLGLQAMSDRLRPDAVRAVATCRTAGIGVKMVTGDHVGTARAVAAEAGLGATPGDPVVVSGRELEDSAPGDLPDLVVGADVFARVSPEQKLRIVEALQRRGQVVAVTGDGVNDAPALKQADIGVAMGEGGTEVAKEAADMVLTDDDFATIEAAVEEGRGVFDNLTKFITWTLPTNLGEGLVILAAIVMGTALPILPVQILWINMTTAVALGLMLAFEPKEPGIMRRPPRDQSRPLLDSVLVWRILLVSALMLGGAFGMFAWARDQGWSLELARTLAVNTFVMVEIGYLFNCRSLRRSVWSVGLLSNRWVLVGVALTVVLQLLLTYAPFMNSLFGTEPMTADQWLPVIVIGVAATLVVGIEKWVRARLPAAH
- a CDS encoding DUF2277 domain-containing protein codes for the protein MCRSIKTLRPPFTDDVTADDVRAAALQYVRKVSGFRQPAPHNRAAFDRAVHEVEAATEMLLASLQVRGSVGRG
- a CDS encoding aminotransferase class V-fold PLP-dependent enzyme; amino-acid sequence: MHRYDDDTDRLAQAVIDYARHRLRLDPVPLDGPKSYDELWQTVGQTVTEDGIGGDRALELFDDVLSRACISVDHPRYLSFIPAAPTEASTLFDVVVGASSIYGGSWLEGAGAVYAENQALRWIADLAGMPTSAGGVFVQGGTLGNLSALVAARHTAASHREDRPSRWVVACSSEAHSSIASAARVMDIDVLAVPVDELGRLTGPALREALEQHDADDVFAVVATGGTTNYGIVDDLAGIADVCADFGLWMHVDGAYGLAGLAAPSVRPRFDGIERADSFIVDPHKWLFAPFDACALVYRDPRLARAAHTQSAGYLDVLTDSTEWNPSDYAVHLSRRARGLPLWYSLATHGTRAYREAVERTLEVARDAADEIRQRKYVELAREPMLSVVVFRRIGWTEQQYQDWSDRLLAANFAFVTPTRHDGEMVTRFAIVNPRTKKSDIRAILDTMA
- a CDS encoding DNA alkylation repair protein, producing MLDTAAWALGVRDRLAEQGDRHRAEFERAYLKSSRPHLGVRVPLVRATVREALRDSGPRGVPERDLALRLAAALWSLPEYECHLAAVEVLVRGRRRLSLDDLPAVEGYLREAGTWALVDPLAVEVVGDVVARADASGDAGTATQVLDSWAVDRDFWVRRTALLAHLRPLRQGGGDPDRFLRYADAMLEEREFFVRKAIGWVLRETGRRRPELVADWLRPRAARCSGVTMREAVKPLPPEVREELLAVRRR
- a CDS encoding AI-2E family transporter gives rise to the protein MSEPADPVPQDTAPQDTAPQDTAPQDTAPQDTAPQDTAPQDTAPQDTAPQGSLAAIRAGEIPPALRATAGVSWRLLVVGALVWVVLQFLGLAFPVVLAIFFAMLMTALAGPVARFIGRVLPKVLSIVIALLLIAVATLTIVGLVVRSIVSEASNLTTAIQDGIDQINDWLQHGPLQLTGDQLTELDTDVGNWAKSAAESAAGALVSELGAVGTLITAGSVFLFGTFFFMANGRGIWAFIVGWMPRRARAAIDVSGNLAWTSIAGYTRGIVLVALADGFLVLIGLLILQVPLAPALAAVVFLGAFIPVIGAPIATLLAAVVALATKGPVTAILVVALTVVVGSFDGDILQPLVMGKAVNLHPLAIVTVIAAGAIGFGIVGALIGVPLVAAAYGVAKYLSGRDPDHPFPPANAPPPAIEGPALDTDSDATQEAPAT
- a CDS encoding VOC family protein, which codes for MRLDHVSYACTPGELVDVVQLLGSRVGAAFVDGGRHPRFGTRNFVLPLEGGTYLEIVAPLEHPATDEVPFCRAVRRRAEMGGGWLGWVVAVDDLGPVEFRLGRRSVEGHRVRPDGYDLRWHQLGVLDLIADPQLPFFIRWDVPASEHPSSPATDGVRLERIEICGDPAAVAAYLGEPEDHPLDGIAVDWVAGDEPGVVAVHLATAHGSVRLD
- a CDS encoding lysylphosphatidylglycerol synthase transmembrane domain-containing protein, whose product is MTDETADVPATPPDQKAPQEKSPDQKAPGATLDKKKSIILGLIGLVVIVIIFVKVIPQVGSYSAALDALENMSFLALVLVGLSVLLYLGVYGLTFMAAAPGLGYWRGQQVNQAAFTISNGVPAGGAFGLGVQYGMLTSFGITPTATTAAISAVGVWSIFVTLGFPILGVAALVVSGENGGPYVLTALIGLGILLAMIVVFALIMRSESFAAWLGRLGNKLVQPLMRRFRHDDEFDLVPMTLKFRHDIVDLVRRRWAGITAAQLSIALTQFLILYFALRGVEGWDNAGTAIGVAFAAFGISQLGLMIPITPGGLGTVDAAMIALMVSFGVDEGTATAADLIWRAVSYVPQIIIGLVALIAWYRGFAKKLASGESVSGSSATGSSDGSSNGAQTAS
- a CDS encoding lysophospholipid acyltransferase family protein; the encoded protein is MAEAVYTPVITSAKVMFAALGLRFDRVGTDLVPARGGAVLASNHVSYYDFIFCGYAAHPSKRLVRFMAKDSVFRHRISGPLMRGMKHIPVDRSAGADAYRLAVDALRAGEIVGVFPEATISRSFELKDFKSGAARMAAEAGVPLIPMITFGGQRMWTKGHQRRHGRGTCIALTVGEPMSVAPDDDPTEVTALLHRRMSVLLDQTLERYPQKPTEPGAWWWPQRLGGGAPTLEEAAAMDAEEAAERQRAREQRDPGAAPA
- the rocD gene encoding ornithine--oxo-acid transaminase — encoded protein: MTSAELRDLEERYGAHNYHPLPVVVSHAEGSWVEDVEGRRYLDLLSAYSALNFGHRHPVLVAAAKEQLDRVTLTSRAFHNDQLGPFCEELAALAGTDMVLPMNTGAEAVETGIKVARAWGYRVKGVPADEARIVVCDNNFHGRTTTIVSFSTDPVARADFGPFTPGFVHVPFGDVAALEEALADPRVVAFLVEPVQGEAGVIIPPEGYLRAARELTERHGVLLVADEVQSGLGRTGTTFAVDHEGVAPDLYLLGKALGGGILPVSAVVGRREVLGVLRPGEHGSTFGGNPLAAAVGRAAVALMATGELQQRSATLGRHLAERLRAEAPDTVKEVRALGLWAGIELLPHAGPARPRCEALMADGVLAKDTHESTIRLAPPLVVSQEDLDWGIDRVLAALA